In the Streptomyces sp. 3214.6 genome, GCGACCGCGTGGCGATCATCGACCCGCCGCCGGGCCTGAACGCCCGTCAGATCCGGGTCTGGCGCCAGGAGACGGCCGGCTACGACTCCAAGTACGCGGCCCTGTACTACCCGTGGATCAAGTCCTTCGACCCGGCGTCCGGCCAGGCCCGGCTGATCCCGCCGAGCGGTCACGTGGCCGGCGTGTGGGCCCGCAACGACTCCGAGCGGGGCGTCCACAAGGCTCCCGCCAACGAGGTCGTGCGCGGCGCGGTGGACCTGGAGATCCAGATCACGCGCGGCGAGCAGGACCTCCTCAACCCGATCGGCGTGAACTGCATCCGGGCGTTCCCGGGCCGGGGCATCCGCATCTGGGGCGCCCGCACCCTGTCCTCCGACCCGGCCTGGCGCTACCTGAACGTCCGCCGGTACTTCAACTACCTGGAGGAGTCGATCCTGATCGGCACCCAGTGGGTGGTGTTCGAGCCGAACGACCACGCACTGTGGGCCCGGATCCGGCGCAACGTCTCCGCGTTCCTCGTGAACGAGTGGCGTTCGGGCGCCCTGTTCGGCGCCCGCCCGGAGGAGGCGTACTACGTCAAGTGCGACGAGGAGTCCAACCCGCCGGAGTCGGTCGACCTCGGTCGGGTGGTCTGCGAGATCGGCATCGCGCCGGTCAAACCGGCCGAGTTCGTGATCTTCCGGCTGGCCCAGTTCCAGAGCGGAAGCGGCGAGCTGGAGGAGTAGGCGCACGGCGCCCTTCCGCTTCCGCAGACCGCAGTCAACCCCCTTAGAAGGAACCGAAGATGAGTCTCCAGCCGGGTGACGCCCTTACTTCACACAATTTCGGCCTGCAGATCGACGGCGTGATGGTCGAGTACCTCGCCGAGGTCAGCGGCCTCAGCCTCGAACAGGACGTCATCGAGTACCAGCAGGTCTCCGCGCAGGGCAAGCCCGTCACCAAGAAGCTGCCCGGCGTGAAGAAGGCGGGCACCTGCACGGTCGTGCGCGGCATGACCCAGTCCGCGGCGTTCAACCAGTGGATCACCGAGTCGATCAACGGCGTCATGGGCACCGCCCGCAAGAACGCCACGATCATGGTGATGGACTACCAGAACAACCCGGTCAAGCGGTACAACATGCGCAACGCCTGGTGCAGCAAGATCGACACCAGTTCGGTGAAGGCCGGCGAGGCCTCCGCGCTGACCGAGACCGTGACGATCACGTTCGAAGAACTGGTCATCGAGTAATGCGGCGTACGGCTGTACGGGGGCCGGTGGCGGGAGCGGACGCGGGAGCGCAGACGGTCGTCGGGGCGCAGCCTCAGGAGGCCGCCGCCCTGCTCCCGCCGGCGGCGCCCACGCCCGCGCCGATGCCGGCCCCGGTGCAGCAGCAGCGACTGCAGACGGAGTTCCCCTTCGAGCTGCCGCGCGGCTACGTCGACGAGGCGGGCACCGTCCACCGCGACGGCGTGATGCGCCTCGCGACGGCGCGGGACGAACTCGTCCCGCTGCGGGACATCCGCGTCCAGGAGAACCCCGCCTACCTGTCGGTGGTCCTGCTCGGCCGGGTCATCACCCGCCTCGGCACACTCCCGCTCGTCCACGACGGGGTGGTGGAGAACATGTTCGCCTCCGACCTGGCGTTCCTTCAGGACTTCTACCGCCAGGTCAACGCCGAGGGGCACACCCGCGCCTCGGTGCAGTGCCCCCACTGCTCGGAGCCCTTCGAGGTGGAACTCGGCGGGAGCCGCCTGGGGGAATCGTGACGTACGCGACCGACCGGCTGCACGAGGAGATCGCGTACGTCGCCTACCACTTCCACTGGAGCCAGGACGACATCCTGGACCTGGAACACCACGACCGGCGCCGTTACGCCGACCAGATCGCGTCCCTGGTGACCAGGGGCCGGGCGGAGGGCTGAGGCATGGGGTTCCTGGACCGGTTGCGGGGCGGACGTGGGGATCGCCGGGATCGTGAGGGTCGCGGGGACGGCTCGGGTACGCCGTCGGCTGCGGCGGGCGGCCCGGTCGACACGACGCCGACGCCGGCATCGACGTCAGTGCCGGCACCGCGTGTCGTGACAGCCGCCTGGCCGTCGCTTCCGCCCATCCAGCGGACGGCGGGCGGGGGTACGTCGGGTGTCGCCGACGCCGGCTTCGGCGGTCGACTGGCCACCTGGCAGAACCCCTCCTTCACCGCCACCCGCTCCCCCGCGGTACTGGACGCGCGGCCGGGCGGCCTGATGAGCAGCCTGGCGACGGCGACACCGGTCGAGCAACCCGAGCGGGTGGCTGCGCCGCCCCGGCCGACGCCACTACAGCGCACAGCGCCGCCAACCGGGGCACCGGTGCCGTCCGGCCGGCCGGCTCCCGCGTACCCGACCGCGGCAAGGGTTCCGACGACTCCGACGGCGGCGAGGGTTCCGAACACTCCGACTGCGGCGAGGGTTCCAAACACTCCGACGGCTCCGGCAGGTCCGGCGGCTCCGACGGCTCCGGCAGGTCCGGCGGCTCCGGCGGCTGCGGTTCCCCCGGGAATGCCGGCGGTGCCCGTGGTGTCGGCACGACCGACGGCGCCGGTCGCTCCTACTCCCGCTGCCGCCTTCCCGGCGCGGGGCATCCGGGTGTCCCCGGCAGGCCCGGCGACGACATCGGCCCCGGCGCCGTTGACCAGGTCCTCGTCGGCACCGGTGCAGCGCCGTACGCTGCCTGCCCGGCCGACGCCCGCAGCCGCGTCGACGCCTCCCGGCACCGGTTCTGCGCAGGCCTCCGGCCGGGGCACGGACACCGACGGCGCGGGCCCGACGACCGGCAAGGAACCCGCGCCGGGCCCGCGACCGGCCCCCTCGGCCGCCGTCGCGGGGCCGACAGCGGCAAAGACAGCCCCGCCCCCTACGGCCCCGACCGCACCGGCCGGCGGACAGCCGGTGGCGCTGCAGGGGGCGGCGACGCCCCAGCACGAGGTTCCCGCCCCGACCACTCACCAACCGGTCGGACTCCAGCGGGCGGTAACCCGTCACGAGGCCGCCACGCCGACCACCTCCCGCACAGCGGAAGGCAGCCCGACCTCCCCTACAGCAGGGGCCGACCCGATCCCTCCGGCTCCTCGGCAGCCGGTCGGACTCCAGCGAGCGATACCCCCGCACGAGGCGTCCACCCCGACCACCTCCCGCACGGCAGAGGCCGACCCGACCTCCCCCTCCGCTCAGCAACCGGTCCGACTCCAGCGGGCGATACCCCGCCACGACGCCCCCACCCCGGTCAACTCCCGTACAAGGGAGGGGAGTCCGACCTCTACCTCCGCTCAGCAGCCAGTCCGACTCCAGCGGGCAGCACCCCGTCGCGCAGAGGCGGTGCCCGGCAACTCCCGCCCGGCGGCGCCCAGTCCGGACCCGGCCCGAGTACGGCCTGCGGTGCCGGGCTCGGGTGACGTCGGCCCCTCGGCGGCGGCCGGTACCACGCCCGCCACACCGGCCGGATCCGTCCGGCCGTCCCCGGCGACCACGGCGACCACGGCGTCCCCGGCGTCCCCGGCGTCTCCGGGGGCGTCGAGGGCGGCGACGGTTCCGCCCGTAGGCCCTGCCGGATCCCCTGCAGCGAGTGCCGGGCACAGCGTGCAGCGCGCTGTCACTGGGCGTACGGCTTCGTCGCGCCCGAGCGACACCCCGTCACCGACGCCGGTCGCGCCCACCTCAGCGCACCCGCCCACCGCGGCCACACCCCACCCCGCGAGCAGACGCCTCACCCCCGCCGACACCCACACCGGGTCGTCGGCCACCCGCGGTTCCGGCCCCACCCCGGCCCCGGGCAACAGCGGCCGGACGTCCTCCCCCGTCGTCCAACGCACGGCGCCGACACCGACCTCGACCACGGGCCCGGGCCCGGGCCCGGGCCCGGGCCCGGGCCCGGGCCCCAGCTCAGCCCCCGCCTCCGCCCCCCGTTCGACCTCGGCCTCGGCCCCGGGCTCGACCTCCAGCTCGGCCCCGAACGACGCCGGCCGTATGTCGTCCCCCGCCGTGCAACGGACGGCACCGGCAGGCGGCTCGACCTCGGACCTGGCCGCCGCCTCGGGCCCCCGCTCGGGTTCAGCCCCAAGTGAGGGTGGCCGCATTTCGCCCCCCGCCGGGCGGCCCGCTGCGACGCCACGCGTCTCGAACACCCCGCCCGCTCCCGCCGGCCCCACCCGCCCCGTGGCCGCAAGCGGTTCGGCGCCGACGCACACCGGCCCGGCAATACCCGTGCGCCCGGCCACCGACTCTCCTGCTCCCCGTACCGGTCCAGCGTCCCCGTCCTCCTCCGTCACGCCCACCCCCCGACGTCGCGCAGGACTCGGCGCCCCCACGAACCTCCCCCCTGACCGACCGCGCCCGACGACACCCCCCAACGCCACGGCGTCGGCACCCCGTACGACCACTCCCGCGTCCAGCACTCCGAGTTCACGGACGGAGCCGTTCCCCCCGCTCCAGCGCTCCACCCCCCTCGGCGCCCCCATACAGCGCGCCGCAGCACCGACGCCTCCCGCGCCGCCCTCCCGCCCCGCGCCCGCGCGCCCCGTGCTGGGCAGTCCCCTCTCCACCCGCCCCGCCGACGCCAAGCCGCTCGCCGCACCGAGCGCCGCCGCCCCCGTCGCCCCCGTCGCCCCCGCCGCGCCCGTCGCCCCCGTCGCGCCCGTCGCGCCCGCCGCGCTAAAGGCCGATGCCCCCCGTACGACGACGGCCCCGACCGCCACGCCCCCCGTCGTACAACGCACCGCGGCAACACCCATGGCCTCCCCACTCCCGCGGCCCGCCTCCGCCGCCTCCGCCGCCCCCGCCGCCCCCGTCGCCCCAGCCCCGCTGCCGGCGCCCACCGCACTGCCGCTGCCGCTGCCGCTGCCCGCCCCGGCGACGCCGACCACCAGCAGTTCCCCCACCAGCCCCGTCACCCGCGCGGTCCGCCCCACGACGACAACCGGCACATCCCCGGTATCCCCCTCTCCCTCCCCCTCCGTCGTACAGCGCCGCACGGCCACCGCACCCGTACCACTGCGCCGCCCCACACCCGGCGCACCCGCAGGCCGCCCCGTGGCCCGCCCGTACCCCACACCCGCAACCGCAACCGCAGCAGCCGCTCCCGCGCTCCCCCTCTCGAACGCCGCGCCGCTCCTCCCGGGAGCCCATCTCCCCGCCACATCACTCCCGCCCGTTCAGTCCGCCACCCCCGCGCGCCCCACCGGCCAGGCTCGGCCCCAGACCCAGACCCAGCCTCTGCCCCAACCCCCCACGATCCAGCGGCGTACCGCCGTCGCCCCCACCCTCCCGGTTGCCGCCGCCGCGGCACCCACCCCCCCGAAGGCTCCCTCTCCCCCTCCCCCTGCCCCTCCTGGCGGTGACCCGAACTCCGCGTGCCCCAAGTGCGGCGAGCCGCACCGGCCGTTCGACCCCCGCGCCCTCACCGACTTCCAGCTCGACGAGCTGACGCACCGTCTGACCGGTCGCATCACCCGACTCCTGCGCACCGAACTCCGACTCGACCGCGAACGAATCGGCAGACTCCGCGACCCCCGCCGCTGACCCGGGGGCCACCCGAATCACCGCGCCCCCGCCCCTCCAACCCCGTCCCTCTCCACTCTCCCCTCTCCCAGAAAGGCCAGGCGGCTCCGATGCCCTCCGATCTCGACCCGGGCTCCACGATCTTCTTCACCCTGACCATCGACGGCGAGAGCCTCGGTTACTTCAACGGGTGCGAGGGGCTCTCGTCCCAGGTGGAGATCGAGCACCGCCAGGAGGGCGGGAACAACGGCTTCGTCTGGGCGCTGCCCTCCCGCGTCACGTTCTCCAACATCCGGCTGACCCGCCCCCTCACCCCGGACACCGCCAAGGTCGCCAAGTGGATCTCCTCGGTGACCACCGGGGTGACCCGGCCGACCGCTCAGATCGCGGCGCTGCGGGCGGACGGCTCGGAGGTCGCCCGGTGGGGCCTGATCGACGTGCTGCCGGTCAGCTGGCAGGGGCCGTCGCTCAGCCCGGACAACCCGGGCGTGGCCACGGAGGTCCTGGAGATCACCCACCACGGCTTCACGGACTAGGCCGGAACGGGCCGGAACGAAACAGAACTTAACGGGACGGAAGAGGCACACCACATGGCCAAGGGAAGCAAAGGCGGCGCCGGCAAGAGCCTGGTCCGTGCCACTCTCGCGATCCACGAGCCGCCGGTCGGCACCAGCACCACCCCCGGCGGACTGATCAAGTCCTTCGGGTTCGACTTCAACCCGGCGCAGCTCCAGCTCGGCCGCCGCGCCCAGTGGAAGGTCACGCCGACCGCGGCCGTCCGCGACGGCTCCGTACCGGAGTTCATGGGTCCGGAACCGCGCCAGATGACCGTGGAGATCTTTCTCGACTCCTCCGACCAGCCCGGCAGCAACACCGTCCTGAAGAAGGTCGAGTCGCTGCTGGAGTGCTGCGAGGTGACCACCAAGAGCATCGCGGCCAAGCAGCCGTCGCCGCCGTGGGTGGTGTTCCAGTGGGGTTCGTTCTCGACGGCCCGCTTCACTGCCTACGTCAGCAGCATCGACGTCACGTACTCGCTGTTCGGCACGACCGGCGTGCCGATCCGCGCCACGGCACAGGTGCATCTGCACGAGATCCCCAGCAAGACGAAGGGCCAGAACCCGACCTCGGGCGCGCTGACCGCGCAACGCGTGCACCGGGTCGTCGCCGGGGACTCGCTCCAGTCGCTGGCCTGGCGCGAGTACGGGGACGCGTCCGCGTGGCGGTCGATCGCCGAGGTCAACGGCATCGACGACCCCTCCCGTCTGCCGACCGGCATCGAGCTCGTCATGCCGGCCGCAGAGGAGGTGCGCTCCTAGTGGTCCAGTCCGCGTTCTCCAGCGTCATCCAGGTCACGCTGGGCGGCCGTCCCCTCCCCGTCGACTTCGCGCCGCTGCTCGTCGAGGGCTGGGTGGACCAGGGGCTCGGTGTGCCGGCCGCGTTCCGGCTGACGTTCCGCGACCCCTACCGTCAGGTCCTGGGCAAACTGGGCGTCAAGTTCGGCACGCCCGTCGTCCTCGCGCCGATCGCCGACGGCAAGGGCGCCTCGGACCCGCTCCTCACCGGCGAGGTGTGCGGTCTGGAGGCCGACTACGACGGCACCGGCACCTTCACCGTCATCCGCGGCTACGACTTCGGCCACCGTCTGATGCGCCAGCGCCGGGTCGCCGCGTACCGCAACCAGAGCGCCTCCGACATCGCCCGCAAGCTGGCCGCGCAGGACGGCGTCCCCGTCGGGAAGATCCAGTCGACGAAGACGGTCTACGAGTTCATCAGCCAGGCCAACGTCACCGACTGGGACTTCCTCGCCCGGCTCGCCGACGAGAACGAGATGGTCATGTCGGTCGACGCGAAGGGCAAGTTCCAGTTCCTCAAGCCCGACCCGGCGTCCGGCGCGCCGCCCACCTCCACGCCCGGCGACAAGAGCCCCTTCGTCCTGGAGGCGGGCACCGACATCCTGCGCCTGCGCGCCGCCGTCACCGCCGCCGAGCAGGTCGGCACGGTCGAGGCGCGCGGCTGGGACGTGACGACGAAGAAGAAGCTCACGGCCACCGCGCCCGCGAAGACCAACCCCGGCATCAGCATCGGCACGACGCCCGGCGAGGCCGCCGCCAAGTTCAAGCCGGCCAAGCTGGTCGACGCGCAGACGCCGTACGACCGGCAGTCGGAGGTGAAGTTCGCCGCCGAGGCCCTCGCCGACGACGTCACCGGCTCGTTCGCCGAGCTGGAGGTCATCGCGCGCGGCACCCCGAAGCTGCGCCCCGGCCTGCCGGTCACCCTCGCCGACGTCGGCGACCCCTTCGAGGGCAAGTACACGGCCACGTCCGTACGGCACGTCTTCGGCGACGGCAAGCACTACGAGGCCTGGGTCACCGTCAGCGGACGGCAGTGGCGGTCCCTGTACGGGCTGTCCTCCGGCGGTGGGAACGCGGCCAACGGCCTGAACCTCCCCGGCACCACCAACGCCCTGGTCACGGACGTCCAGGACCCCCTCAAGCAGGGCCGGGTGAAGCTCCAGTTCCCCTGGCTCGACGACGCCTACATCAGCGACTGGACGCGGGTCGTG is a window encoding:
- a CDS encoding phage tail protein, coding for MSLQPGDALTSHNFGLQIDGVMVEYLAEVSGLSLEQDVIEYQQVSAQGKPVTKKLPGVKKAGTCTVVRGMTQSAAFNQWITESINGVMGTARKNATIMVMDYQNNPVKRYNMRNAWCSKIDTSSVKAGEASALTETVTITFEELVIE
- a CDS encoding DUF6760 family protein produces the protein MTYATDRLHEEIAYVAYHFHWSQDDILDLEHHDRRRYADQIASLVTRGRAEG
- a CDS encoding phage tail protein; translation: MPSDLDPGSTIFFTLTIDGESLGYFNGCEGLSSQVEIEHRQEGGNNGFVWALPSRVTFSNIRLTRPLTPDTAKVAKWISSVTTGVTRPTAQIAALRADGSEVARWGLIDVLPVSWQGPSLSPDNPGVATEVLEITHHGFTD
- a CDS encoding CIS tube protein; the encoded protein is MAKGSKGGAGKSLVRATLAIHEPPVGTSTTPGGLIKSFGFDFNPAQLQLGRRAQWKVTPTAAVRDGSVPEFMGPEPRQMTVEIFLDSSDQPGSNTVLKKVESLLECCEVTTKSIAAKQPSPPWVVFQWGSFSTARFTAYVSSIDVTYSLFGTTGVPIRATAQVHLHEIPSKTKGQNPTSGALTAQRVHRVVAGDSLQSLAWREYGDASAWRSIAEVNGIDDPSRLPTGIELVMPAAEEVRS
- a CDS encoding VgrG-related protein gives rise to the protein MVQSAFSSVIQVTLGGRPLPVDFAPLLVEGWVDQGLGVPAAFRLTFRDPYRQVLGKLGVKFGTPVVLAPIADGKGASDPLLTGEVCGLEADYDGTGTFTVIRGYDFGHRLMRQRRVAAYRNQSASDIARKLAAQDGVPVGKIQSTKTVYEFISQANVTDWDFLARLADENEMVMSVDAKGKFQFLKPDPASGAPPTSTPGDKSPFVLEAGTDILRLRAAVTAAEQVGTVEARGWDVTTKKKLTATAPAKTNPGISIGTTPGEAAAKFKPAKLVDAQTPYDRQSEVKFAAEALADDVTGSFAELEVIARGTPKLRPGLPVTLADVGDPFEGKYTATSVRHVFGDGKHYEAWVTVSGRQWRSLYGLSSGGGNAANGLNLPGTTNALVTDVQDPLKQGRVKLQFPWLDDAYISDWTRVVQWGGKDGGSIFPLDVGDEVLVAFDRGALDHPYVIGGLYNGKDKPTPVKDVPLHDGARRRAARHTLSDRDGNRVDLLSQKTGGRKQGVRVTSGDDRLVINLDRTKTEITVDSKGTVSITGSRSVSIEAGTDLTLSARRNLTIKSGGLLDIRGTGMVNVKSLTSVVNVDALGALSLKAGGAVTVSAGGTIQVNATANVGIRAATLLLQGVVMVNNKPYPIP